In the Leifsonia sp. 466MF genome, one interval contains:
- a CDS encoding DUF7507 domain-containing protein, whose product MRQRKPSVRRAIVATVAILGLTVTGISVGIPAPRAAATTAGTPGTPQPPTALFTEDFSGQNAASTAIKITSYQGTPGSTYVPGVSGANSETYYADPRWADGLYCNGYIVNGSTTPAPPGWNSGCPISGVQILANAMGQYQGYSTAAAAQNQAVTAYTASGTVPGIQLRTNTAIPAVPGHFYQVTSIVAATNCVANSSGNPAETLSLFINGVKNVLASQLDPCNYPGAVQYGSGPFGPTMVAGLTSAAIKVPSTGTPTVGMQLENQSAVVAGNDGAFDLPQILDVTPQLDKAFSPATIASGQTSTLTFTITNTSELAAKNGWSFHDDLPAGVTATGVNATTCSSGTVTAAAGSTSVVVANGTLTQGQNACTVTVQVTATVPGTYTNGPGNFPEGTAGLDGLNPPADTPLTVTPPASLLVTKASSTTAITRVGQVVTYKFVVTNRSQVTLHGISVVDAQTPPASQANLSAILCETQTLAPQASTTCTARYTVTQADLDNGSVHDTATASGLDPGGATVTAPPATLTITSARPAISVVKSTTTTLASSVGQQIPYRFLVTNTGNVTLFGVSVTDTPAPPASSANLSAITCPNPALAPGESQSCIGTYTATLADLQNGTLADSATASGTPEGGTAVTSAPSDLSIPTQLPGSLTIRKATTTAAVTAIGQVIPYTFLVTNNSTVVVNNVAVTDTAEAPSLPANLTTPSCPQTTLAPGASTTCTASYRVTSADVNAGVVADHARASGTDPVGNPVLSSPSRVELFSPVSALTIVKSTTATSVSAVGQLVPYAFLVTNTGNQVLTNVAVADTQVPPASQANMSAVSCPQTTLNPGASMSCTGTYQVTAADLGNGSVNDFATASGRNPAGATVTSPQSAASVNATPAALTMVKASSTNSFNAVGQPVRYTFTVTNNSSTTYRNITIQDTQVAPATQSRLSLITCDRTTLAPSQVAVCSATYSVTAADITNGWLSDFATATGVDVASNTYTTARSSTIIPAIQSPAITVTKTSTVTRITALGQEVPYVFTVRNTGNVDVTDVTVTDTQMPPATPANMSAVTCPPGALAPGDTVDCTGTYTVTQADLDHGLVADTATARATDPTGNPVDAPEARLRITANPALTIEKSSTTTLITAIGQQVPYEFLVTNIRTTPVSNVRVDDTQIFPSSQAGMSAIVCDDVTLAPGASTLCHGTYTATAADIANGAVDDSAVAEGTDSNGLPLPPSEPSELAIPAQQSPELTVAKSSSTSVITAVGQTLTYRFLITNTGNVRIDGVDVEDVQLPPAQQGDLSPIACPYPSLEPGQSQTCTATYTVSQADVANGSVADFAVATGTTPGGVAVRSTPDALSIPAPSTPPAISIVKSSSSQGVSTLNEQIPYSFEVTNNSAVTLTEVRVTDTQAPPASQSNLSSVTCPSTTLAAGASMTCTATYTTTQPDFDHGRIDDSAVATGRDPGGTVVQSSPSTFVVLVDPVDNSLTIDKRSTTTTITQVGQQVPYQFVVTNTGTQTITALSVTDVVASPSAQSNLSAVTCPTTPLAPNATATCTATYTTTEADLNNGSVNDSATAHGTTPAGLPIHSGEDALSIPTVAAPAITLVKSSTTTAVVRAGQQIPYRFLVTNTGNVTLANVAVTDTVAPPSLPGGLTAVTCPTTTVPPAGTVTCTATYTVTQADIDHGTVNDTATASGTQPATPGNPNPAPATSGPSTVSLPVDYQAELTILKSSAAPGVTRAGETIPYTFLVTNTGNLSISDIQVTDTVTAPSDPANLTPVVCPATVLAPGDSTTCTASYTTTQADVDNGQVHDTAIASGRPAPSPGDPTPGPVVSTGSQVTLLVASDPALTVVKSSPQTANPPTAAGQQIQYEFLVENTGNETLADVTVEDVQVAPATQANLSPVTCPPGPIAPGARITCTATYTVTQADVDNGAITDQATASGQPPTTPQNPNPPRITSPQATLTVSAAPVPAITVTKSSPTATVTQPGQVVPYAFLVTNSGNVTLSGIAIDDQVAAPSSPANLSAISCPQTTLAPQATTICTATYTVTQADVDNGSVVDSATASGLPPATPSDPNPPAVVSPVSTVTIDADRVTGITVVKTSTTTAVAQAGQQVPYEFLVTNTGTVTLSGIVVDDQVAAPSDPANLSAVTCPQTALAPAATMTCTATYTVAQADVDSGSVSDSATAFGTPPATPTDPTPPPVGSPISTVTLAVAGQPALTVAKSSSTPAITQVGQVVPFAFLVTNTGNVTLTGITVDDQVAAPSDPANLSPVSCPVTTLAPTATTTCTATYTVTQADVDSGAVSDSATASGTPPATPADPNPPTVGSPVDTLTIAVTQAPALTVAKSSTTTAVTQAGQVVPYEFLVTNTGNVTLSGITVDDQVAAPSDPANQSAIDCPVTTLAPTATTTCTGTYTVTQADVDNGAVTDNAATSGTPPATPTDPTPPPVDSPVDTLTIAVTPAPALTVAKSSTTATVSQVGEVVPYEFLVTNTGNVTLSGITVDDQVAAPSDPANLSAIDCPVTTLAPTATTTCTATYTVTQADVDNDSVADSATASGTPPATPADPNPPTVGSPVDTLTIAVTQATGVTVVKSSTTTAITQVGQVVPYEFLITNTGNVTLTGITVDDQVTAPSDPANLSTIDCPVTTLAPAATTTWPATYTVTQADVDNGSVADSATASGTPPATPTDPTPPPVDSPVSTVTISVTGQPALTVTKSSPQSATPPTAAGAVITYDFLVRNTGNVTLTDIQVDDIQDAPASQSSLSPVTCPPGALAPGAQVTCTATYTVTQADVDHGSITDRATASGRPPATPADPTPPRVASPESTLSIPSPATPSLTVTKSSTTTAVTQVGQRVPYDFLVTNSGTSTLTAVTVVDQVSAPSDPANLTAVECPQDTLVPAQTMTCTATYTVTQADVDNGSVADTATASGTPPATPGDPNPPAVSSPDSTVTIAVDQTPGLSVQKSTTAAAVTRTGQQVAYTFLVTNTGNVALTGVTVADQVAAPSDPASLSAVDCPQGTLAPAQTMTCTATYTVTQADVDNGSVTDSATATGTPPATPTDPTPSPVTSPPSTVTLAATPAPGLTVDKTTETGAVTMAGQQVVFQFAVQNTGNVTLDGIVVTDTVAAPSDQANLSPVSCPAAVLAPGERMTCTATYTVTTADMMLATSISDTAVATGIGPDGGRVGSPESTLALPVRAIAHLPIVTG is encoded by the coding sequence ATGCGTCAGCGGAAACCGAGCGTCCGACGAGCGATCGTGGCCACCGTCGCCATCCTGGGCCTGACGGTGACCGGCATCAGCGTCGGCATCCCGGCGCCTCGCGCGGCAGCGACGACCGCGGGCACTCCGGGCACTCCGCAACCGCCGACCGCCCTGTTCACCGAGGACTTCTCCGGCCAGAACGCCGCATCCACCGCGATCAAGATCACGTCGTACCAAGGCACGCCCGGCAGCACGTACGTCCCCGGCGTCTCGGGCGCGAACTCCGAGACGTACTACGCCGACCCGCGCTGGGCGGACGGCCTGTACTGCAACGGCTACATCGTGAACGGCTCGACGACCCCGGCGCCGCCCGGCTGGAACTCGGGATGCCCGATCTCGGGCGTGCAGATCCTCGCCAACGCGATGGGTCAATACCAGGGCTACTCGACGGCGGCGGCGGCCCAGAACCAGGCGGTCACGGCGTATACCGCGAGCGGTACCGTCCCGGGCATCCAGTTGAGGACGAACACGGCCATCCCCGCGGTTCCCGGCCACTTCTACCAGGTGACGTCGATCGTCGCCGCGACCAACTGCGTCGCGAACAGCTCCGGGAACCCGGCCGAGACACTGTCGCTGTTCATCAACGGGGTCAAGAACGTGCTGGCGTCGCAGCTCGATCCCTGCAACTACCCCGGCGCCGTCCAGTACGGCTCGGGACCCTTCGGACCCACCATGGTCGCCGGCCTCACCTCGGCGGCGATCAAAGTGCCGAGCACGGGGACGCCGACCGTCGGCATGCAGCTCGAGAACCAGAGCGCGGTGGTCGCCGGCAACGACGGCGCGTTCGACCTCCCCCAGATCCTGGACGTGACCCCGCAGCTGGACAAGGCGTTCAGCCCGGCGACCATCGCCTCCGGCCAGACCTCGACGCTGACCTTCACGATCACCAACACCTCCGAGCTCGCGGCGAAGAACGGCTGGTCGTTCCACGACGACCTCCCCGCCGGCGTGACGGCCACCGGGGTGAACGCGACGACCTGCTCCAGCGGCACCGTCACGGCTGCGGCCGGATCGACTTCGGTCGTCGTCGCGAACGGCACCCTCACCCAGGGCCAGAACGCCTGCACCGTGACCGTGCAGGTGACCGCGACGGTGCCGGGCACCTACACGAACGGTCCGGGCAACTTCCCCGAGGGGACGGCCGGACTCGACGGGCTGAACCCGCCGGCCGACACCCCGCTGACGGTGACACCGCCCGCCTCGCTGCTCGTCACCAAGGCGTCGTCCACGACCGCGATCACGCGGGTCGGGCAGGTGGTGACGTACAAGTTCGTGGTCACGAACCGGTCGCAGGTGACCCTGCACGGCATCTCGGTGGTGGATGCGCAGACCCCGCCCGCCTCGCAAGCGAACCTCTCTGCGATCCTCTGCGAGACGCAGACTCTGGCACCGCAGGCATCCACCACCTGCACCGCGCGCTACACCGTGACGCAGGCGGACCTCGACAACGGCTCCGTGCACGACACCGCGACCGCGAGCGGTCTCGACCCGGGCGGGGCGACCGTCACCGCGCCGCCGGCCACCCTCACCATCACGAGCGCCCGCCCGGCGATCTCGGTGGTCAAGTCGACGACGACCACGCTGGCGAGCTCGGTCGGCCAGCAGATCCCCTACCGGTTCCTCGTGACGAACACCGGGAACGTGACCCTGTTCGGCGTCTCCGTGACCGACACCCCCGCCCCTCCGGCGTCGTCCGCGAACCTGTCGGCCATCACCTGTCCGAACCCGGCTCTCGCGCCGGGCGAGTCGCAGTCGTGCATCGGCACGTACACCGCGACCCTCGCGGACCTGCAGAACGGCACGCTCGCGGACTCGGCGACGGCCTCCGGCACCCCGGAGGGTGGGACCGCGGTGACCTCCGCGCCGTCCGACCTGTCCATCCCGACCCAGCTGCCCGGTTCGCTGACCATCCGGAAGGCGACGACGACGGCCGCGGTGACGGCGATCGGCCAGGTCATCCCCTACACCTTCCTGGTGACCAACAACTCCACCGTCGTCGTCAACAACGTGGCCGTCACCGACACCGCCGAGGCGCCGTCGTTGCCGGCCAACCTGACCACCCCGAGCTGCCCGCAGACGACGCTGGCACCGGGTGCGTCGACCACGTGCACGGCGTCATACCGCGTCACGTCCGCCGATGTGAACGCCGGGGTCGTCGCCGACCACGCCCGCGCGTCCGGGACCGATCCCGTCGGCAACCCGGTCCTCTCCTCGCCGTCGCGCGTCGAGCTGTTCTCCCCCGTCTCCGCACTGACGATCGTAAAATCCACCACCGCGACCTCGGTGTCGGCCGTGGGTCAGCTGGTCCCGTACGCGTTCCTCGTCACGAACACCGGAAACCAGGTGCTCACCAACGTGGCGGTCGCCGACACTCAGGTTCCGCCCGCCTCGCAGGCGAACATGTCGGCGGTCTCGTGCCCGCAGACCACCCTCAACCCCGGCGCGTCGATGTCGTGCACGGGGACGTACCAGGTGACGGCGGCCGACCTCGGCAACGGGTCGGTGAACGATTTCGCGACCGCATCCGGCCGTAACCCGGCAGGGGCCACCGTCACCTCCCCGCAGTCGGCCGCATCGGTCAACGCGACGCCCGCGGCCCTGACCATGGTCAAGGCCTCGTCGACTAACTCGTTCAACGCCGTCGGCCAGCCGGTGCGGTACACGTTCACCGTCACCAACAACTCGTCGACCACGTACCGGAACATCACCATCCAGGACACCCAGGTCGCCCCGGCCACGCAGAGCCGGCTGTCGCTCATCACCTGCGACCGCACCACCCTCGCGCCCAGCCAGGTGGCGGTCTGCTCGGCCACCTATTCGGTGACCGCGGCCGACATCACGAACGGATGGCTCAGCGACTTCGCGACAGCGACCGGAGTGGATGTGGCCAGCAACACCTACACGACCGCGCGGTCGAGCACGATCATCCCGGCCATCCAATCGCCCGCCATCACCGTGACCAAGACGTCGACCGTGACCCGGATCACGGCGCTCGGCCAGGAGGTGCCGTACGTCTTCACCGTCCGCAACACCGGAAACGTGGACGTGACCGACGTCACCGTCACCGACACCCAGATGCCGCCGGCCACCCCGGCGAACATGAGCGCCGTGACGTGTCCGCCGGGTGCGCTCGCACCGGGCGACACCGTCGACTGCACCGGCACGTACACGGTCACGCAGGCGGACCTCGACCACGGCCTCGTCGCCGACACCGCGACCGCGCGCGCGACGGACCCGACCGGGAATCCGGTGGATGCGCCCGAGGCCCGGCTCCGCATCACCGCCAACCCGGCGCTCACCATCGAGAAGTCGTCGACCACCACGCTCATCACCGCCATCGGCCAGCAGGTGCCGTACGAGTTCCTGGTGACGAACATCCGCACGACACCGGTCTCGAACGTGCGGGTGGACGACACGCAGATCTTCCCGTCGAGCCAGGCGGGGATGTCCGCGATCGTCTGCGACGACGTCACGCTCGCGCCCGGCGCCTCCACGCTCTGCCACGGCACCTACACCGCGACCGCCGCCGACATCGCGAACGGCGCGGTCGACGACTCGGCCGTGGCGGAGGGCACCGACTCGAACGGCCTGCCGCTGCCGCCGTCCGAGCCGTCCGAGCTCGCCATCCCCGCGCAGCAGTCCCCCGAGCTGACGGTCGCGAAGTCGTCCAGCACCTCTGTGATCACCGCGGTCGGCCAGACCCTCACTTACCGCTTCCTCATCACAAACACCGGCAACGTCCGCATCGACGGCGTCGACGTGGAAGATGTGCAGCTGCCGCCCGCGCAGCAGGGCGACCTCTCGCCGATCGCCTGCCCGTACCCGTCGCTCGAACCCGGCCAGTCGCAGACCTGTACCGCCACCTACACCGTGAGCCAGGCCGACGTCGCCAACGGCTCGGTCGCCGACTTCGCCGTCGCCACCGGAACGACGCCGGGCGGCGTCGCCGTGCGGTCGACGCCCGACGCCCTCAGCATCCCGGCGCCCTCCACACCGCCGGCGATCTCCATCGTGAAGTCCTCGTCGTCGCAGGGCGTCAGCACCCTGAACGAGCAGATCCCGTACAGCTTCGAGGTGACCAACAACTCCGCGGTCACCCTCACCGAGGTTCGGGTGACCGACACGCAGGCGCCCCCTGCGTCGCAGTCGAACCTGTCGTCCGTCACCTGTCCGTCCACGACTCTCGCGGCCGGTGCGTCGATGACGTGCACGGCCACCTATACGACGACCCAGCCCGACTTCGACCACGGACGGATCGACGACTCGGCCGTGGCGACCGGGCGCGACCCGGGTGGCACGGTCGTGCAGTCGTCGCCCTCGACGTTCGTGGTGCTGGTCGACCCGGTCGACAACAGCCTGACGATCGACAAGCGCTCCACCACCACCACGATCACGCAGGTCGGCCAGCAGGTTCCGTACCAGTTCGTCGTCACCAACACCGGCACCCAGACCATCACCGCGCTGTCGGTGACGGATGTGGTCGCCTCGCCGTCGGCGCAGTCCAACCTCAGCGCGGTGACCTGCCCGACCACTCCGTTGGCACCCAACGCCACGGCGACCTGTACGGCCACGTACACGACCACCGAGGCGGACCTCAACAACGGGTCGGTGAACGACTCCGCGACCGCGCACGGGACGACGCCGGCCGGGCTGCCCATCCACTCGGGCGAGGATGCGCTGAGCATCCCCACGGTCGCCGCGCCGGCCATCACCCTGGTGAAGTCGTCGACGACGACCGCCGTGGTGCGCGCCGGACAGCAGATCCCGTACCGGTTCCTGGTCACCAACACGGGCAACGTGACTCTCGCGAACGTCGCCGTGACCGACACGGTCGCGCCGCCCTCCCTCCCCGGCGGCCTGACCGCCGTGACCTGCCCGACGACGACGGTTCCGCCCGCCGGGACGGTGACCTGCACCGCGACGTACACGGTCACCCAGGCGGACATCGACCACGGCACCGTGAACGACACCGCCACCGCGAGCGGCACCCAGCCGGCCACCCCGGGAAACCCGAACCCGGCACCCGCGACCTCCGGCCCCTCGACCGTCTCCCTCCCGGTGGACTACCAGGCCGAGCTGACCATCCTGAAATCCTCGGCCGCACCCGGCGTGACGCGCGCCGGCGAGACCATCCCGTACACGTTCCTGGTCACCAACACCGGCAACCTGTCGATCTCCGACATCCAGGTCACCGACACGGTCACCGCGCCGTCGGACCCCGCGAACCTGACCCCGGTGGTCTGTCCCGCGACGGTGCTGGCGCCGGGAGACTCCACGACGTGCACGGCGAGCTACACCACCACCCAAGCGGATGTGGACAACGGCCAGGTGCACGACACCGCGATCGCATCGGGCCGGCCCGCGCCGAGCCCGGGCGACCCGACCCCCGGGCCGGTGGTGTCGACCGGGTCGCAGGTGACGCTGCTCGTCGCCTCCGATCCCGCGTTGACCGTGGTGAAGTCGTCGCCGCAGACGGCGAACCCGCCGACGGCGGCGGGCCAGCAGATCCAGTACGAGTTCCTGGTCGAGAACACCGGCAACGAGACCCTGGCGGATGTGACGGTCGAGGATGTGCAGGTGGCGCCGGCGACCCAGGCCAACCTCTCGCCGGTGACCTGCCCGCCCGGACCGATCGCGCCGGGCGCCCGGATCACCTGCACCGCGACGTACACCGTCACCCAGGCGGACGTCGACAACGGCGCCATCACCGACCAGGCGACCGCTTCCGGCCAGCCGCCGACGACGCCGCAGAACCCGAACCCGCCCCGGATCACGTCGCCGCAGGCGACGCTCACCGTCTCCGCCGCTCCGGTGCCCGCGATCACCGTGACCAAGTCTTCGCCCACGGCGACCGTCACGCAGCCCGGGCAGGTGGTGCCGTACGCGTTCCTGGTGACGAACAGCGGAAACGTCACGCTCTCGGGGATCGCCATCGACGACCAGGTCGCCGCCCCATCCTCTCCGGCGAACCTCTCCGCGATCAGCTGCCCGCAGACCACACTCGCACCGCAGGCCACGACGATCTGCACGGCGACCTACACGGTGACGCAGGCGGACGTGGACAACGGATCCGTCGTCGACAGCGCCACCGCGTCCGGTCTGCCGCCCGCGACCCCTAGCGACCCGAACCCGCCCGCCGTCGTCTCGCCCGTCTCCACCGTCACCATCGACGCGGACCGGGTCACCGGGATCACCGTCGTGAAGACCTCGACAACCACCGCGGTCGCGCAGGCCGGGCAGCAGGTGCCGTACGAGTTCCTCGTGACGAACACCGGAACGGTCACCCTGTCGGGGATCGTCGTGGACGACCAGGTCGCCGCGCCCTCCGACCCAGCGAACCTGTCGGCGGTCACGTGCCCGCAGACGGCGCTGGCGCCGGCCGCGACGATGACCTGCACCGCCACCTACACCGTGGCCCAGGCGGATGTGGACAGCGGCTCCGTCAGCGACAGCGCGACCGCCTTTGGCACGCCGCCGGCCACACCGACCGACCCCACGCCTCCCCCGGTCGGCTCGCCCATCTCCACGGTGACCCTCGCTGTGGCCGGCCAGCCCGCCCTCACCGTGGCCAAATCGTCCAGCACGCCGGCGATCACGCAGGTCGGGCAGGTGGTGCCGTTCGCCTTCCTCGTAACCAACACCGGAAACGTCACCCTCACCGGCATCACCGTCGACGACCAGGTCGCGGCGCCTTCCGACCCCGCGAACCTCTCCCCTGTCTCATGTCCGGTGACCACGCTCGCGCCGACCGCGACGACGACCTGCACCGCGACGTACACGGTGACGCAGGCGGATGTCGACAGCGGTGCGGTTTCGGATAGCGCGACGGCCTCCGGCACCCCTCCCGCGACTCCGGCCGACCCGAACCCGCCGACGGTCGGCTCGCCCGTCGACACGCTCACGATCGCGGTCACGCAGGCTCCGGCGCTGACAGTGGCGAAGTCGTCCACCACGACCGCGGTGACGCAGGCCGGTCAGGTCGTGCCCTACGAGTTCCTCGTGACGAACACCGGAAACGTGACGCTGAGCGGCATCACCGTCGACGACCAGGTCGCCGCCCCGTCCGACCCGGCGAACCAGTCCGCGATCGACTGCCCGGTCACCACGCTGGCGCCGACCGCGACGACCACCTGCACCGGGACGTACACCGTCACCCAGGCGGATGTCGACAACGGAGCCGTCACCGACAACGCCGCCACCTCCGGCACTCCGCCCGCCACGCCGACCGACCCAACGCCTCCCCCGGTCGACTCACCCGTCGACACGCTCACGATCGCCGTGACACCGGCGCCGGCGCTTACGGTCGCCAAGTCGTCCACGACGGCGACCGTCAGTCAAGTCGGCGAGGTCGTGCCCTACGAGTTCCTCGTCACGAACACCGGAAACGTGACGCTGAGCGGCATCACGGTCGACGACCAGGTCGCTGCCCCGTCCGACCCGGCGAACCTGTCCGCGATCGACTGCCCGGTGACCACGCTCGCGCCGACCGCGACGACCACGTGTACGGCGACCTACACCGTGACCCAAGCGGATGTCGACAACGACTCGGTCGCGGACAGCGCGACAGCCTCCGGCACCCCGCCCGCGACACCGGCCGACCCGAACCCGCCGACGGTCGGCTCGCCCGTCGACACGCTCACGATCGCCGTGACCCAGGCGACGGGAGTCACCGTCGTCAAGAGCTCCACGACCACCGCGATCACGCAGGTCGGACAGGTCGTGCCGTACGAATTCCTGATCACCAACACCGGCAACGTCACCCTCACCGGCATCACCGTCGACGACCAGGTCACCGCGCCTTCCGACCCTGCGAACCTGTCCACGATCGACTGCCCGGTCACCACGCTGGCGCCGGCCGCCACCACCACGTGGCCGGCGACATACACCGTGACCCAAGCGGATGTGGACAACGGCTCGGTCGCGGACAGCGCGACAGCCTCCGGCACACCGCCCGCGACTCCGACCGACCCCACACCTCCGCCGGTCGACTCGCCCGTCTCCACCGTGACCATCAGCGTCACCGGCCAGCCCGCGCTCACCGTCACCAAGTCGTCCCCGCAGTCGGCGACCCCGCCGACCGCCGCTGGAGCCGTGATCACGTACGACTTCCTGGTCCGCAACACCGGAAACGTGACGCTCACCGACATCCAGGTGGACGACATCCAAGACGCCCCCGCCAGCCAGAGCAGCCTCTCGCCTGTGACGTGCCCGCCCGGCGCGCTTGCGCCCGGCGCCCAGGTCACCTGCACCGCGACGTACACCGTCACCCAGGCGGACGTCGACCACGGCAGCATCACCGACCGCGCCACCGCGTCCGGCCGGCCGCCCGCCACCCCCGCCGACCCGACGCCGCCGCGCGTTGCGTCGCCCGAGAGCACCCTCAGCATCCCGTCGCCGGCGACACCGTCGCTGACCGTGACGAAGTCGTCCACCACCACCGCCGTCACGCAGGTCGGGCAGCGGGTGCCGTACGACTTCCTGGTCACGAACAGCGGCACCAGCACGCTGACCGCCGTGACAGTCGTCGATCAGGTCTCGGCGCCCTCCGATCCGGCCAACCTTACGGCCGTCGAGTGCCCGCAGGACACGCTCGTCCCCGCCCAGACCATGACGTGCACCGCCACCTACACCGTCACCCAGGCGGATGTGGACAACGGGTCGGTCGCCGACACGGCCACGGCGAGCGGAACCCCGCCTGCCACACCGGGCGACCCCAACCCGCCCGCCGTGTCGTCGCCGGACTCGACGGTGACGATCGCGGTCGACCAGACGCCCGGCCTCAGCGTGCAGAAGTCCACGACCGCGGCCGCTGTCACGCGGACCGGCCAACAGGTCGCGTACACATTTCTCGTCACGAACACCGGAAACGTCGCCCTGACCGGCGTGACAGTAGCCGACCAGGTCGCAGCGCCCTCCGATCCCGCGAGCCTGTCGGCCGTCGACTGCCCGCAGGGCACGCTCGCGCCCGCCCAGACGATGACGTGCACCGCCACCTACACGGTCACGCAGGCGGACGTGGACAACGGCTCGGTCACCGATAGCGCCACCGCGACCGGGACCCCTCCGGCCACGCCGACCGACCCCACACCGTCGCCCGTCACGTCGCCGCCGTCCACCGTTACCCTGGCCGCGACTCCGGCACCCGGCCTGACCGTCGACAAGACCACCGAGACCGGAGCCGTGACCATGGCCGGGCAGCAGGTCGTCTTCCAGTTCGCCGTCCAGAACACCGGAAACGTCACCCTCGACGGGATCGTCGTCACCGACACCGTCGCCGCCCCCTCCGACCAGGCGAACCTCTCGCCCGTCTCCTGTCCGGCCGCCGTCCTCGCACCGGGAGAGCGGATGACGTGCACCGCCACCTACACCGTCACCACCGCGGACATGATGCTCGCGACGTCGATCAGCGACACAGCGGTCGCGACCGGAATCGGTCCGGACGGTGGCCGTGTCGGCTCGCCGGAGTCCACCCTGGCCCTGCCCGTGCGCGCGATCGCCCACCTCCCCATCGTGACCGGCTGA
- a CDS encoding class I SAM-dependent methyltransferase, with translation MAFDWSQFYEKQGGRGVRPTFQSALAAWDGEPGDAVDLGCGDGVETRHLAEHGWRVLAVDADPGVEERVRSGLSGEASERVEVRRASFETLGELPPADLVYAGFALPFCDESHFPYLWADIREALRPGGVFAGELFGPHDEWAGRSGMSFHDRSQVEGMLAGMDVVQLVEDDRRGMSFEGPKHWHVFHIVARA, from the coding sequence ATGGCGTTCGACTGGTCGCAGTTCTACGAGAAGCAGGGCGGACGCGGCGTGCGGCCGACCTTCCAGAGCGCCCTCGCCGCGTGGGACGGGGAGCCGGGCGACGCGGTCGATCTCGGCTGCGGCGACGGCGTCGAGACGCGTCACCTGGCCGAGCACGGGTGGCGGGTGCTGGCGGTGGATGCGGACCCGGGCGTCGAGGAGCGCGTGCGCTCGGGACTGTCAGGGGAGGCATCCGAGCGGGTGGAGGTGCGGCGCGCGTCGTTCGAGACGCTGGGAGAGCTGCCGCCCGCGGACCTTGTCTATGCCGGCTTCGCGCTGCCGTTCTGCGACGAGTCGCACTTCCCGTACCTGTGGGCCGACATCCGCGAGGCCCTGCGGCCCGGCGGGGTGTTCGCGGGGGAGCTGTTCGGCCCGCACGACGAGTGGGCCGGCCGGTCCGGGATGAGCTTCCACGACCGATCCCAGGTGGAGGGGATGCTCGCCGGGATGGACGTGGTGCAGCTGGTGGAGGACGACCGCCGAGGCATGTCCTTCGAGGGCCCGAAGCACTGGCACGTCTTCCACATCGTGGCGCGCGCCTGA
- a CDS encoding CoA-binding protein: protein MTTATEPTTESTAESTTEVQLANGLSCALPSDSPLAKLLKSQRTWVGPDAKERLKILRGAKSVAIVGASPNPARSSYFVGTYLQQSSDYRLYFVNPNADTILGQKAYPDLASLPEVPDIVDVFRKPADIPAVIDEALAIGAPTVWVQLGIWNQEAAEYGESKGLTVVMDRCMKIEHARFHGGLHLLGFDTGQITARKTLR from the coding sequence ATGACGACTGCCACCGAACCCACCACGGAGTCCACCGCGGAGTCCACGACCGAGGTCCAGCTCGCGAACGGGCTGAGCTGCGCGCTGCCGTCCGACTCCCCGCTCGCCAAGCTGCTCAAGTCGCAGCGCACCTGGGTGGGGCCGGACGCGAAGGAGCGCCTGAAGATCCTGCGTGGCGCGAAGTCCGTCGCGATCGTCGGCGCGTCGCCCAACCCGGCCCGCTCCTCCTACTTCGTCGGCACGTACCTGCAGCAGTCGAGCGACTACCGGCTGTACTTCGTCAACCCGAACGCCGACACCATCCTGGGCCAGAAGGCCTACCCCGACCTCGCGTCGCTGCCCGAGGTTCCGGACATCGTGGATGTGTTCCGCAAGCCCGCCGACATCCCCGCGGTCATCGATGAGGCGCTCGCGATCGGCGCTCCGACCGTGTGGGTGCAGCTGGGGATCTGGAACCAGGAGGCCGCCGAGTACGGCGAGTCGAAGGGGCTGACGGTCGTCATGGACCGCTGCATGAAGATCGAGCACGCCCGCTTCCACGGCGGACTGCACCTGCTCGGCTTCGACACCGGCCAGATCACCGCGCGCAAGACGCTCCGCTGA